The Ranitomeya imitator isolate aRanImi1 chromosome 8, aRanImi1.pri, whole genome shotgun sequence genome window below encodes:
- the LOC138648103 gene encoding uncharacterized protein, with product MGIDVGRLIDLVRDYPALWDPADESYKDKYFRELAWTKIVRDLIPDWDKYPGSTQQQIDNDVRKRWRSIRDRFTKFLNECSKSGSSPSKSKFPFSEELQFLVTSRTLRKTEGNMSVADLEDSDKEDGAGSSSGVGGTISTSTPTASAESASTSAAAASTSSSAAAEASDSAEAVRVEKRAVYPVAAEKKNKKTKKNQDDQTVQIACDTLDLLKKI from the exons atggggatcgatgtcgggcgTCTGATTGATCTG GTTCGTGATTATCCGGCCTTGTGGGACCCAGCCGATGAATCATACAAGGATAAATACTTCCGGGAACTAGCCTGGACAAAAATAGTGCGCGACCTTATCCCAGATTGGGACAAGTATCCAGGGAGTACACAGCAGCAAATTG ATAACGATGTGAGGAAACGTTGGCGCTCCATCAGAGACCGTTTCACAAAGTTCCTCAATGAATGTTCAAAGAGTGGCTCTTCGCCAAGCAAAAGTAAATTTCCCTTTAGTGAAGAGCTGCAGTTTCTTGTGACCAGTAGGACATTGAGAAA gacggaaggaaacatgtcggtagctgatttggaggacagcgacaaagaggatggagcaggcagttcctctggagtgggagggaccatctctacctccactcccacagcttctgctgaatcagcatccacttcagcagctgctgcatcaacatctagttcagcagctgctgaagcatctgattccgcagaagctgtgagagtggagaagagagctgtctatccggtggcagcagagaaaaaaaacaaaaaaacaaagaagaaccaagatgaccaAACTGTCCAAATAGCTTGCGACACgttagatttattaaaaaaaatctag